Genomic DNA from Streptomyces sp. GS7:
TGGCCGCCATTCCGGCGTGTCCCATCATGCCTGCATTGAATCTGATGCTGCGTCAGATTGGAAGGGGCGGGCGCCACCCTGAAGGGTGGTTTGGGGGGAACCGCGGGGGCGGATCAGGGGTATTCGGGGGAGCGCGGGGAGCGGCCCTGATTGGCTGCGGAGCGCACGGGTACGTCCACCTCGGTCGCGCCGTAGCCAAGCACGGGGGAGTGTTCCGGTACATGGCCGATGTGACACCGCCGGCATCCATGTCCGCCGCGTCATCCGTATCGCCCACCTTCGACGAGGTCTTCTGCGGCCTGCTGCCCCGGCTCTACCGGCGCGCGGTGATGCTGGCCGGATCGCGGCAGTCCGCGGAGGACGTGGTGCACGAGGCGTATCTGAAGCTCGCCGCCCGTCCGCAGCGCTTCCTCGCGCACCCGGAGCCGTACGCCTACGCCTTCACCGCCGTGCTCAGCGTCGCCCGGGACGCGTACCGCAAGGACCGCCGGCAGGTGCTGGTGGACGAGGTGGCGGGAGTGGAAGGGGCCGAGGACGCGGGAGCGGGCGGTGGCGGGTACGGCGGATGGGACGGCGGGGTGGCGCGGCGGCATGCGGAGCTGGAGGCGGTGCGGCTGCTGGGGCGGCTCTCGCACCGGCAGGCGGGGATCGTGATCCTCGTCGATCTGGACGGGTACACGATCGACCAGGCCGCGAAGATCATGAAGGTGCACCGCGGCACCGCGGCCCGGCACCGGGCGCGGGCCCTGGACAGGCTGCGCGCGTACCTCGTTGAATCGGAGCACGGGCAGGCCGGGAGGTGAGCGGCACGGTGGGCGCGGGGCCACGGTACGGCGACGCGGACGAGGAGGCCGCGGCGCTGCTGCGGGCGCGACTGCGGCTGGCCGACGAGCAGATCGAGACGCCGGCCGGGCTGTGGGGCCGGGTCCGGGAGCAGCCGGGCGCGGGGCGGTCCACGACGGGGGTGTGGGCGCGACGTCGCCCCCTCGCCGTCGCGCTGGCGGTGGCCGCGGCGGTGGCGGCGGTGGCGCTGGGCGTGTGGTGGCTGGTGCGGCCGGGGCCGGTGGACATCCGGCCGGCCGGACCGCCCGGGACGGTGCCGGTCACGGTCTACAACAGCGAGGAGGCATGCCGTACGGGCCGCACCCTGGAGTGCGCGCTGCGACTTGCCAAGGACCCGCACACCGCGTACGCGGCGCGCGGGAACCTCGCCGGGCGGGTCTGGCACGGCGAGGTCGTGTGGGCGCGCTGCGTGGCCTCGGACGGGCAGCTGCTGCGGGACGAGGAGGGGGTCACCTCCACCCGCTGGTACCGGGTCACCGGCGCGGGCGGGGTGTCGGGATGGCTGCCGGGGGTGCGGACCCGTAACACGCGGGAGGTGCCCGAGTGCCCGGCGGGGGCGCGGTGAGCGGTCACCGCACCCGGCAGACGGAACGCGGTCACCGGCCACGGTGGGTCGAACGCGGCCACCGGCCACGGTAGATGGGACGCGGTCACCGGCCCGGTAGGTGGGACGCGGTCACCGGCCCCGGTAGGTGGGACGGCGGCGCTCCACGAAGGAGGCGACGCCCTCCTGCGCGTCCGCCGTCGTCATGGTGAGTTCCTGGGCGGTGGCCTCGGCGGCGAAAGCCGTGCCGCGGTCGGTGTCCAGGGAGGCGTTGACCAGCGCTTTGGTGAGGGCGAGGGCGCGGGTCGGGCCGGCGGCCAGCCGCTCCGCCCACTCCCGGGCCGTCTTCGCCAACTCGCCGTCCGGCACGACCCGGTTGACCAGACCCAGGCGGGCGGCCTCGGCGGCCGGTACGGCGTCGCCGAAGAACATCAGCTCCTTGGCGCGCTGCGGGCCGATGAGCCGCGGCAGCAGATAGGCGCCGCCGCCGTCCGGGACCAGCCCGCGGCGCGCGAACACCTCGATGAACCGGGCCGATTCGGCGGCCAGCACCAGATCGCAGGCGAACGCGAGATGCGCGCCGATCCCGGCGGCGGTCCCGTTGACGGCGGCGATGACCGGCTTCTCGCAGTCCAGTACGGCGGCGATGAACCGCTGTGCGCCGTTCCGGATCATCCGCGCGACGTCGCCGGCCACCCGTGCGCCGCCGTCCGCCCCGCCGGCCGGCGGCGGGCCGCGCAGATCGGCGCCGGCGCAGAACCCCTTGCCGGTCGCGGTGATCACCACCGCCCGTACGTCCGGGTCGGCGGAGGCGTCGGCGAGCCGGCCGATGAGGCGTTCGCGCTGGTCCCAGGTGAGGGCGTTCATGGCGTCGGGGCGGTTGAGGGTCAGCCACGAGACGCCGTTGTCAGTGCTGTGCAGTATCAAGGAATCGACGGGTTCGATGGGTTCGGCGGCGGGGGCCGGGCCCTCGTCGGCGGGGGAATCGGCGCGGGAGGACGGTGCGGAGGTCATGGGGGTGTGGCTCCAGAGGAGGCAACGGAGAAGGGGCGGTGGGGGAAGGGCACTTGGCGCGGGCGCGCCGCGCTCAATGGCAGACCGCCAGCGCGTCCAGCGCCACCGCGCCCTGGCCGCGCTCCAGCACGACCAGCGGATTGATGTCCAACTCGGCCAGCTCGCCGCCGAGTTCCAGGGCCATCCGCTCCACCCTGAGGACGACCTCGACCAGGGCGTCGACATCCGCGGGCGGCGCGCCGCGTACGCCCTCCAGGAGCGCGTGGCCGCGGAGTTCGCCGAGCATCGCGCGCGCCCGGTCCTCGCCGAACGGCGGTACGCCCACCGCGATGTCCCGCAGGACTTCGACGAGCACCCCGCCCAGCCCGACGGACACGGTCGGCCCGAACAGCGGGTCGTGGGTGACGCCGACGACCATCTCGACGCCCCGCTCGACCATCTGGCAGACGAGCACGCCGTCCAGCGGCACGCCTTCGTAGCGGGCGATGTCGGTCAGCTCGCGATAGGCGTCCCTGACCTGGCTGGCCGAGGTCAACCCGACCTTGACCAGCCCGAGTTCGGTCTTGTGGGCCAGTTGCGGGCCGGAGCCCTTCATGACCACGGGATAGCCGACCAGGCTCGCCGCCCGTACGGCCGCCGCCGCGCTGGTCACCAGTTGCTCGCGTGGCACGCGGATCCCGTAGGCGCGCAGCAGCTGCTTCGCCGCGTGCTCGCTCAGCTGCTGGCCCGGCCGCATCAGCCCCTGCGCCTTCCGGAAGGAGGGGGAGAGCACCCGCGGCGCCTCGTCGAAGGGCGAGCGGTACCCGGCGGCGAAGCGGTGGTGGTCGAGGTAGGCGCGGACGGCGGTGATGCAGTTGGCGAAGGTGCGGAAGGTCGCCACGCGCGAGGAGCCGAGGAGGGTGCGGCGGTAGGCGTCCTCGGTGCCGACCGGCGAGCCCCAGACCACGCACACCTGCTTGTCCGTCTGCTCCGCCGCGTCCACCAGGTCCTGTGCCAGCTTGTCGCTCATCGGTGGGAAGGGGCCGGTGATCGGGCAGATGAGCACGCCGACGGACGGGTCGGCGAGGATCGCGTCGAGGATCTTGCGCCCGCGCCAGTCGCCGACCGGGTGGCCGCCGTTGTCGATCGGGTTGGCGACGTTGAGGTAGTCCGGTATCCACTGGTGGAGTTCGGCCTGCTTGGCGTCGGACAGGGTCGGCAGCCGCAGGCCCGCCGCGGTGGCCAGATCGGAGAAGTGGGCGCCGGTGCCGCCGGAGATCGAGTAGACGGCGATGCCCTCGGCGGTGGGCTTCCGGGCGCGGGCCAGCAGTGCCGCGGTGTCCTGGAGCTCGTCGAGCCCGTCCACCCGGATCACGCCGAACTGCCGCATCGCGGCGTCCACCACCTCGTCCGCACCGGTGAGCTTGCCGGTGTGCGAGGCGGCCATACGGGCGCCGGTCTCGGTGCGGCCGACCTTGACGACGACCACCGGCACCTTGTTGCGGGCGGCGCGGTCGGCGGCGAGCAGAAAGCCGCGGCCGTCCTTGAGCCCTTCCACATACGCGGCGATCGCCCCGACCTCGGGACGCGCGGCGAAGTAGGAGAGGAAGTCGGCGGTCTCCAGATCGGCCTCGTTGCCCGTCGGGGCCCAGTGCGAGAGGCGGATGCCCAGCTCCTGGAGGGTGAAGACGGGCCGTCCCTGGTGGCCTGACTGCGTGATCAGCGCGATGGCCGGACCGTCCAGATCGTCGCGGAACTTCTCGAAGGCGTTGAGGTTGGTGTTCGGCCCGAGGAGCCGCAGGCCGGAGCGTTCGACGGCCTCGGCGAGCCGGTCCTGGGCGGCGGCCCCGTCCGCGCCGGTCTCGGCGAAGCCGGAGGCGAAGGCCACCGCGAACTTCACCTTGGCCTCGGCCAGTTGCTCGATGACCGGCAGCGGGTCGCCGACCAGCAGCACGGCGAGGTCGACGGCTTCGGGCAGGTCGGCGACGGTGGCGTGGCAGGCCCGGCCGAAGACCTGCTCGCGTCCGGGGTTGACCGGGTGGAGCCGGGCGCCGACCCGCTCCGCCCAGGCGATGAGCTGGCGCGTGATGCCGGTGTTGGGCCGGCCTTCGCTGTCCGAGGCGCCGATCACCGCCACGGACTCGGGCCGGAAGAAGCGGTCCAGGTCGGGGACGGGGGCGCGCAGCGGACGGCCGCTGACGTCGCGGTCGACGGCGCCGTCGCCGGGCCGCCCGGCGTCGCCCCGTGGGTCGGTCATGCTGTGGACGGTGTGGGGGGGTTGCTCCCCGCAGGCCACGACACGGGCCGGCCGGGAGTGCGTGGTGAGGGTGCCGTGAGTCGATCCAAGCATCGCAGACGCCCGCTCCTGTGTGACGGCTCTCGTTGACTGCACTGCGCGCCGCACCGCACACCGCACCGCGTGCGCGCACCGGTCAGCCCGCGCTGCACACCGCGCGCTGGCGCACCGCACCGCACTGCTCCCGCTCCGTGCGCGGCGGATAGCTGACGCATAGTCAGATTACTGAACTGACGGCATGTCAGGAATGGGGCTGCACGGTAAAGCTTCGCGCGCGGGTCCATCGGGGCCGGGCCGGTGCGCTTCGGGCGGCTCGCGACCCCGGCCCCTTGCGCGCCCGGCCGTCCATCCGCTGAACTGACGTACCGTCAGGGTTGACCCGGGACGTGAACAGCGGTGCGCGCTGGGGGTGTGCGGATGAGTGCGGGACGGACGAGTACGGGACGTGCGGGGAGCCCGGCCGGGGCGGCAGGCGCCGCCGGGAGTGCGGTGGTGCGGTCCGATCTGCCGGAGGCGGACGCCTTCACCCGGACCTACTGGGACGCCGCGGCCGCGGGGCGGCTGCTGCTGCGCCGGTGCCGGGCCGCGGGGTGCGGGGCGGTCCACCACTACCCGCGCGAGTTCTGCCCGCGCTGCTGGAGCGAGGACGTCGGCTGGGAGCCGGCGTGCGGCCGCGCCACCCTCTACACCTGGTCCGTCGTGCACCGCAACGACCTCCCGCCCTTCGGTGACCGGGTCCCGTACGTGGCGGCCGTGGTCGAACTCGCCGAAGGCCCGCGGATGATGACCGAGGTGACGGACTGCGCGGCGGCGGACCTCCGGATCGGGATGCCGCTCACGGTGCACTTCCGCACGGACCCCCCGGACTCGCGCGAGGAAGCGGCGGCGGGCGGCGGCGGGTACGCGGTCCCGGTCTTCCGGCCGGCGCACGTCGGGTGAGCGAGACGGCACGGGCGGCGGGCCGGCGGCCTGGAGGCCCGCGGTAATCCGGTGGCGGCCCCGCCCGGTCCGCGGCACGCTGTTCCGGTGCCGAACCCATCCGAGCCGAACCCGCCCGCACCGACCCCGTCCGTGCCGACCGCATCCCTGCCGACCGCACCCGTACTGATCCGCGAAGCGACCGCCGCCGACTGGCCCGCCGTCTGGCCGTTCTTCCGGGACATCGTGCGGGCCGGGGAGACCTACACCTATCCGCGCGACATCGACGAGCCGGCGGCCCGCGCGAGCTGGATGCTGGAGCCGCCCGGCCGTACGGTCGTCGCCGTCGACGACTCCGGGGCGGTGCTGGGCTCGGCGAAGATGAACCCCAACCACTTCGGCGGCGCCGGGCACATCGCCAGCGCCAGCTTCATGGTCGACCCGCGGTACCGCCGGCGCGGCACCGGACGGGCCCTGGGCGAGCACGTCCTGGCCTGGGCCCGCGCCGAGGGCTACCGGGCGATGCAGTTCAACGCCGTCGTGGAGACCAACACCGGCGCCGTCGCCCTCTGGCGGTCCCTCGGCTTCACGATCATGACGACGCTGCCCGAGGGCTTCCACCACCCCACCCAGGGGTATGTGGGGCTGCACATCATGTACCAGCAGCTGTAGGCCCTGACGGCGGCGCTCCCGTAGGCCGCCGCCCCGTTACGTCCCCACGCCACACCCTCACGGCCAGAGCAGCTCCCGCTCCCAACCACCCTCCGTACGACGGTAGTCGAGCCGTACGTGGCGCCGCCGGGCATCGCCCTGGAAGAACTCCACCTCATCGGCGCGCAGGACGTACAGCGTCCAGCTCGGGACCGGTGCGTCCGGTTCGCGGCGGGCGCGCTCCCAGGCGGCGTCCGAGGCGCGGGCCAGTTCCTCGGTCGAGCCGAGCACCTCGCTCTGGTGGCCGACCAGCGCCGCCGCCAGCGCGCCGGTCGAGCGGTGGTGCAGATCGGCCGCGCTCTCCTCCGGGCCGGCCGCGGTCACCGTGCCGCGGATCCGTACCTGGCGGCCGACCGCCGCCCAGTAGAAGCCGAGCGCGGCCCGCGGTCGGGCGGCCAGTTCGCGGCCCTTGCGGCTGCCGCGGTGGGTGCCGAAGTGCCAGCCCCGCTCGTCGGCGTCGTGCAGCATCAGGGTCCGTACGGAGGGGTCGCCGGCCTCGTCCGCCGTCGCCAGGGTCATGGTGTGCGGCTCGGGAACACCGGCCTCGGCGGCCTCCCGCAGCCACCGCCGGAAGAGCGGCAGCGGCTCGGCGGGCGCCTGCCCGGGGTCGAACGACGGCAGTTCGCACTCCCAGACCCGCAGCCCGCGCAGCAGCTCGCGGAAGGCGTCCGCGGCGGCGGCCCCCTCCGTCGCGGCCTCGGGGGAGGGCCGGCCGGCGGGGCGGGGCGAGCGGTCGGGGTGCGCGTGGTGATCGGCCATGTCAGGCAGCGTACGTGGGCCGCGCGGGAGGGGCCGCGGCCACCGGCGGCAGCGAGTAGTCCTTGAGCGTGATCGCGTGGGCGCCGCGCTGCACGTCCTCGGCGACCTTCCGTGCGACCCAGTCCTTCCAGGGCATGTGCGGCAGCATCCGCAGCATCAGATGCCGGAGCCGGATCCGCCACCAGGTCGGCGGCGTCATCTCGCGGGCGAACTTCTCCGCCAGCGCGTGATTGACCGCGACATAGCCGCGCATCTCCGCCTCGTAGCGCGCGAACGCCACCGTCGGCTCGCCGCCGGCCGCCGCCAGCTCCCCGGCGAGTACGTACGCGCCGACCAGCGCCATCCCCGTGCCCTGCCCCGAGGCGGGCGAGGCGCAGTGCGCGGCGTCGCCGAGCAGTACGACCGGCCCGCGGGACCAGCGGTCCATCTGGACGAGGTGGAGGCCGTCGAAGTACAAGTCGTCGGCCTCGCGGGCCGCTTCCAGCAGCCGGGGGATCTGCCAGCCGTCGCCCGCGAACGCGCCGTCCAGCAGGTCGAGCTGGCGCTCGGTGTCCCGGTGGTCGTACTCCAGCCGCGGGGAGCGGAAACCGAGCAGGCCCTTGGCACCCGGCTCTCCGGCCGAGTGGTAGACGCAGGTCAGCTTGCCGGGCAGGGCGTGGTACAACTCCTCGCGGTCCAGGGAGAGTTCGTTCTCCATCGAGAAGGCCGAGAGGTACCCGCCGAGGTGCCGCAGGAAGCGCTCCTCGGGGCCGAAGGCGAGCCGCCGGACGGTGGAGTGCAGCCCGTCGGCGCCCACGACCAGGTCGAAGCGGCGGGTCGCGCCCCGCTCGAAGGTGACCTCGACGCCGCGCTCCCCGCTGCCCGTGAGCGGTGTCAGGGACGTGATCGAGTCGCCGAAGAGGTACGCGACGTCCGCCCGGGTCCGTTCGTGGAGGATCTGCACCAGCCTGCCGCGCATGATCTCGTCGTCGCGGCCGACGCGGGCGCCGAAGATGTCGGCGGGGAGGGTGGCGATCCGTTTGCCGCTGCCGTTCACGTAGGCGCCGGTCCGCATGTCCGCACTGGAGCGCTGGATGTCCTCCAGGATCCCCATCCGCTCGGCGACGTCGATGGCCGCGCCCCGGATGTCGACCTTGTAGCCGCCGGTCCGTAGCGCGGGGGCGCGCTCCACGACGGTGACCGCGAAGCCGTAGCGGTGCAGCCAGTAGGCGAGCGCCGGGCCGGCGATACCGGCCCCGGAGATCAGCACGGTCCGCACGGAGGGGATGGGCTGAGCGGACGTGACCGGCTGAACTGGCCGGGAGGCGCGGGGCGTTGCGTCGGTGCCGGGCATGGCGGATTCCCTCCGGACGGTGGTGCTCCTGGGCGGTGGCGGCTTGCGAGCACGACTGTACAGGCGTCTTAGACGCTTGTCTATGACGCCTGTATAGATTCTGCCTACCCCCGCCCGAGCACCACCGTCCCCGACGAGCAGAACCAGCCGCCCGTACCGGAGGCCACCGCGAGCTGCGGCAGGCCGCCGCCGGGTTTCCGTACCTGCCGGCCCGGGCCGGACTCGCCGCGCAGCTGGCGTACCGCCTCGACCAGCAGGAACAGTCCGCGCATCCCCGGGTGGCAGGCGGCCAGCCCACCGCCGTCGGTGTTCACCGGCAGCTCGCCGTCCCGCAGCAGACGCCCCTTCCCGACGAACGCGCCGCCCTCCCCCTTGGCGCAGAAGCCCAGGTCCTCCAGGGTCACCAGGGTCATATAGGTGAAGGCGTCGTAGATCTCGGCGAGGTCGATCTCCGAGGGGCGGACGCCGGCGCGTTCGAAGGCCAGCCGGCCGGAGACGGCGGCCGGGGAGACGGTGAAGTCGTCCCACTCCGACATGGTGGTGTGCGAGACGGCGGTGCCCGAACCGAGCACCCAGACCGGGGGCTTGGCCAGGTCGGGCACACGGTCCTCGGCGACCAGCAGTACCGCGCAGCCGCCGTCGGAGCGGATGCAGCAGTGCAGCTTGGTGAACGGGTCGGCGATCATCGGGCCGGAGAGCGCCTCGTCGACGGTGATCGGTGTGCGGTACAGGGCGTCCGGGTTCGTCGCCGCGTTGGTGCGCGCCTGGACGGCTATCTGGGCCAGCTGTTCCAGGGTCGTCCCGTACTGGTGCATGTGGCGGCGGGCGGCCATCGCGTACTTGGCGATCAGGGTGTGCCCGTAGGGGACCTCGAACTGGAGCGGGCCGCGGGCGCCGAAGGAGAGGTTGGCGGTGCGGCGCCGCGCCTTGATGTCGGCGCGGGCGGTGGAGCCGTAGACCAGCAGCACGGCGTCGGCCCGGCCGGCGGCGATCGCGTCGGCGGCGTGCGCGGCCATCACTTCCCAGGTCGCACCGCCGACCGAGGTGGAGTCGACCCAGGTGGGGCGCAGGCCCAGGTATTCCGCGACCTCGATGGGCGCGAGGGTGCCGAGGCCCGCCGAGGCGAAGCCGTCGATCACCGAGCGGTCGAGGCCGGAGTCGGCGAGCGCCCGGCGGGCGGCCTGGGCGTGCAGGGCGTAGGGGGTGGCCGCGTCCACGCGTCCGCAGTCGGACAGGGCGACTCCGGCGACGGCGACCTTGCGGTTCCGGGAAAGGGTCCCTGACGTCATGAATCTGACGGTACATCAGATATGGCGGGGCGGGCAGAGCGCGTTCCGGAGGGTGCGTACCGGGGGCGCGGAGGGCGAGGACGGCCGGGAAAGTCCGTCCGGGACTGGGAAACTGCGGGCGGCCTCCTTACCATGACGCCCCGTCAGATCGCCTGCTGGCGCACCACGTCAGAGCCTGCGCCGCACGTCCCGCCCGACCGGGCGGGCGGTAGCGCACGGCCGGGAGGAGCCCGCCGATGGATGCCGCGTTCACCGAGGAGCAGGACGAGATCCGCCGCACCCTGCGCGAACTGCTGCGCAAACGCTGCGGTCCGGACGAGGTCAAGGCGGCGGTACGCACCCCGGAGGGCCATGACGCCGGGCTGTGGCGGCAACTCGCCCGGCAGCTCGGGCTGCCCGGACTGGCCCTGCCCACCGCGTATGGCGGGGTCGGCTGCGGGCCCACCGAACTCGCCCTGGCCTGCGAGGAAACCGGCCGCGTCGTGCTTCCCTCGCCGCTGATCGCCACCGCCGTACTGGCCGCCCCGCTGATCCTGGCGCTCGGCAGCGCACGCCAGCGCGCCGAGCTGCTGCCCGCCCTCGCCGCCGGGGAGCTGACCGCCACCCTCGCCGTACCGGGCGGGCGGCTGGCCACCGCGCTGGCGCTGACCGGGCCCAACGACGGCGACTGGGCGGGCGGCGGCCGGGCCGGTGGGATCCAGGCGCGGTCGCCGCAGCCGCCGCCGTCGCCGGGTGGCGGTGCGGGCTGGCGGCTCTACGGGGAGGCCGGGCAGGTCCTCGACGGGCACACCGCCGATGTGCTGGTGGTCGCCGCGCACACGGGCGGGTTCGCGTGCAGCCGCACCCGGCTCTTCGTCGTACGGGCGCAGGGGCCGGACGGGGCCGCGGCGCCCGGTCTGCTGCGGACCCGGCAGACCGCGATGGACGAGACCCGGCCGCAGGCGCGGATCGAACTCCGCGACGTGGCCGCCGAGTTGCTGGGCGAGGGGGCGGGCGAGGCGGGCCGGGAGCCGGGCGGGGAGGGTGCCGGGGTGGCCGGGGCGCTGGCCGCCACCGGGGCGTCGGCGGCCGCGGCGCTGGCCGCCGAGGCGGTCGGCGCGGCCGACGCGGCGCTGGCCCGTACGGTCGGCTACGTACAGGAACGCACCCAGTTCGGCCGGCCGATCGGCTCCTTCCAGGCCGTGCAGCACCGGCTCGCGGACCTGTACGTGGCGGTGCAGGCGGCCCGCTCGGCGGCGTACTACGCGGCCTGGGCGGCGGGCGGCGGACGGACCGGGGAGGCCGACGGGCCCGGTGTGGGTGCACTGGCGCTCGCCCAGGCGCTGGAGGCGCTGCGCGCGGTGGCGGCCGAGGCGGTGCAGCTGCACGGCGGGATCGGCTTCACCTGGGAGCACGACGCGCACCTCTACTTCAAGCGGGCGGCCTGCGACGAGCTGCTGCTGGGGCCGGTGCACCGGCTGCGGGCCCGGGCCGCCGAACAGGCCGGCCTGTTCGCGGACGCGGACGGGGCGCCGCGCGCGGTCCGAGCGGTGGCCGGCGCCTGATGCCCACGGGAGAGCGGCTGGTGCAGCGGGTCTCCGCGACCCGGACCTTCGCGCGGATCGCGCCGCACGTCGTCCCCGCGCTGGACCGCGCCGTCCACCGGCTGACCCGCGGGCGGGTGCTGCTCAGCGCCCGGATGCTGCCCGGTGCGGTCCTGACCGCGACCGGTGCCAGGAGCGGGCGGCCGCGGCGCACCCCGCTGGCCTGCCTGCCGCAGGACGACGGCGGCTGGCTGCTGATCGGCAGCAACTTCGGGCGGCCGGGGCATCCGGCCTGGACCGGAAACCTCCTCAAGAACCCGGAGGCGGAGGTGAGTTGGCGGGGCCGGGACATTCCGGTGCGGGCCCGGCTGCTCACGGGGGAGGAGCGGGCGCGGGCCTGGCGGGCGGCACGGGACCGCTGGCCGCCGTACGCCGCCTATCAGGCGCGGGTGGCGCGGGAGATCAGGCTGTTCCGGCTGGACCGGCGCTGACCTGCCGGCGCTCGACGGGCCGCCATACACGCGCAGCGGGCGCCGTACGGACCCCGGAGGGGCGGTCGGCACCCGCTGCGTGCGCGAAACGGCTATGGCAGGACGGACTCAGGACGGAGGGCGAACTGTCCCGGAAACACCGGGACATCGAGGCAGGCGGGCTCTCGACGCGACCGGTTCGATCCGGTATCCGGCAATCCCGGTTACTTGGTCGGCTTCTTACCGGTGACGCCGAAGTGCACCAGCAGGGCCAGATTCGGCCTGAGGTCGGCCTGCTTGACGCCCCAGCTCTGGAAGCCCTTCTGGTGTCCGGCGACCGCCGCCAGCATCGCGACGATCGAGCCGGCCATGGCCGCCGGGCTGACGTCCTTGTCGACCTTGCCCTTGCTCTGGAGTTCCTGGATGGAGTCCGTAAGGGAGTTGGTGACCGCGTTGAGGATCTTCATGCGGATCTTGTAGAACCGCTTGTCGCCCTCGGCCGCACCCAGGTCGATCACGCGCAGAATCGCGTCGTGCTTGCGCCAGAAGGAGAGGAAGCCGTCGACCAGCTCCTCCGCAGCCTGCCAGCCGGACTTGCCCACCCAGGAGCGTTCGGCGACCAGATCGGTCAGACTTGCGCCTTCTTTGGCCATCTCCTCGGCGATTTCGAGGACGGCGCCTTCCACATCGGGGAAGTACTGATAGAACGTTGCGGGCGAAGTGCCCGCTTTGCGGGCCACATCGATGACTTTGACGTCCCGATAGGGGGACGAACTGAGCATTTCGCTGAGGCAGTCGAGAAGCTTTTGCCGCGTCGCCTGTCCGCGGCGGCCGGCAACTCTGCCGTCGACGGTTCGAACTTGTCCTGTCATGCCGTCAGCTTACCGAGGGGTGATCGGAGCGCGATTTGGCTGCCTGCAAATGGGGACGGGGGAGTTCGGGGCTTCGAGTCCTCGTTGCCGCCCTGATAACGGGCCTGATCGCGGCCCGGATCGGCAGGGCGTCCATTGGTCCGATCCAGTGAATGGTGTTATCAACAGGCTGTGGACAACTTCGGTGGACAACGCCCGCCGCTCCGACGACAAGTGTGCGCCCGGGGTGGCTCGTTGGGGCTCCGCACCCTTTGTGGGGGCGGCGTCCACCGCGCGGCAGTCGAGCATGAATCGCCCCTGCGTTCGAATCCTGACCGCGCGGGACGCGTATCCCACGGCTAGCTTGGAGTGGAGGCGGGGCGGCGCTGCGGCAATTCGTGCGCCACGCGCAGTGTCCTGCCCCCGAAATCGCCCTGGACGACGCAGAATTGAGCGCACCGGCGGTGGCCCACCGGCGCGCAGGGGCGGTGTGCGGGGGATGGCATGCGGAGCGGTACGGGCGGGACGCCTCTCGTCAGGTGGAGGCGAAGGGCATGGTTTCGGCCACCGGCGGCCGGTCGCCGGGGCGGCCGCGCGGTGCGCGGCGGACGGGTGTGCGTGCGCTCTTCGTCCGGTTTTCCGCGCGGAATCCATCCGTCCGGATGGGGTGATGAGCGGAAGGAATTCCCCCGGTGTCGATTCGGGGCGGCGCGCAACTTGCCGGTAACCCCTCGGTAACCGCCCGTCCGCGGACGTATCGGAGCACGTCAGGCGGGGGTGGAATACGCCGGGTAATGGCCTTGTTGCGCATTGCAGGGGGTGATTCGTGACACGACCGACAGGCCCCGGGTTCGCAACCGTCGGCCCGGCCAGGAAGAATCAGGGTGCGTACGGCCGTTTCGGCCAGGCGGTGAGACGCTGCACGGGGCAGTGGCTCTCGGCGGCCCGTGGCTCTTGAGAGTCTCTTTTACGCCCCACGGGGAGGTGGCAGGCAAGTGGTGGAGCAGCTGACGCAGCTGACGCAGCACGATCCCCGGCGGATCGGCCCGTTCGAGGTCCTCGGCCGTCTCGGAGCCGGCGGCATGGGCCTGGTCTATCTGGCGCGGTCGGCGTCCGGCCGGCGGGTGGCGATCAAGACGGTCCGCACCGAACTCGCCGAGGACCAGCT
This window encodes:
- a CDS encoding RNA polymerase sigma factor, giving the protein MADVTPPASMSAASSVSPTFDEVFCGLLPRLYRRAVMLAGSRQSAEDVVHEAYLKLAARPQRFLAHPEPYAYAFTAVLSVARDAYRKDRRQVLVDEVAGVEGAEDAGAGGGGYGGWDGGVARRHAELEAVRLLGRLSHRQAGIVILVDLDGYTIDQAAKIMKVHRGTAARHRARALDRLRAYLVESEHGQAGR
- a CDS encoding enoyl-CoA hydratase/isomerase family protein gives rise to the protein MTSAPSSRADSPADEGPAPAAEPIEPVDSLILHSTDNGVSWLTLNRPDAMNALTWDQRERLIGRLADASADPDVRAVVITATGKGFCAGADLRGPPPAGGADGGARVAGDVARMIRNGAQRFIAAVLDCEKPVIAAVNGTAAGIGAHLAFACDLVLAAESARFIEVFARRGLVPDGGGAYLLPRLIGPQRAKELMFFGDAVPAAEAARLGLVNRVVPDGELAKTAREWAERLAAGPTRALALTKALVNASLDTDRGTAFAAEATAQELTMTTADAQEGVASFVERRRPTYRGR
- a CDS encoding acetate--CoA ligase family protein, with the protein product MLGSTHGTLTTHSRPARVVACGEQPPHTVHSMTDPRGDAGRPGDGAVDRDVSGRPLRAPVPDLDRFFRPESVAVIGASDSEGRPNTGITRQLIAWAERVGARLHPVNPGREQVFGRACHATVADLPEAVDLAVLLVGDPLPVIEQLAEAKVKFAVAFASGFAETGADGAAAQDRLAEAVERSGLRLLGPNTNLNAFEKFRDDLDGPAIALITQSGHQGRPVFTLQELGIRLSHWAPTGNEADLETADFLSYFAARPEVGAIAAYVEGLKDGRGFLLAADRAARNKVPVVVVKVGRTETGARMAASHTGKLTGADEVVDAAMRQFGVIRVDGLDELQDTAALLARARKPTAEGIAVYSISGGTGAHFSDLATAAGLRLPTLSDAKQAELHQWIPDYLNVANPIDNGGHPVGDWRGRKILDAILADPSVGVLICPITGPFPPMSDKLAQDLVDAAEQTDKQVCVVWGSPVGTEDAYRRTLLGSSRVATFRTFANCITAVRAYLDHHRFAAGYRSPFDEAPRVLSPSFRKAQGLMRPGQQLSEHAAKQLLRAYGIRVPREQLVTSAAAAVRAASLVGYPVVMKGSGPQLAHKTELGLVKVGLTSASQVRDAYRELTDIARYEGVPLDGVLVCQMVERGVEMVVGVTHDPLFGPTVSVGLGGVLVEVLRDIAVGVPPFGEDRARAMLGELRGHALLEGVRGAPPADVDALVEVVLRVERMALELGGELAELDINPLVVLERGQGAVALDALAVCH
- a CDS encoding Zn-ribbon domain-containing OB-fold protein; this translates as MRSDLPEADAFTRTYWDAAAAGRLLLRRCRAAGCGAVHHYPREFCPRCWSEDVGWEPACGRATLYTWSVVHRNDLPPFGDRVPYVAAVVELAEGPRMMTEVTDCAAADLRIGMPLTVHFRTDPPDSREEAAAGGGGYAVPVFRPAHVG
- a CDS encoding GNAT family N-acetyltransferase yields the protein MPTAPVLIREATAADWPAVWPFFRDIVRAGETYTYPRDIDEPAARASWMLEPPGRTVVAVDDSGAVLGSAKMNPNHFGGAGHIASASFMVDPRYRRRGTGRALGEHVLAWARAEGYRAMQFNAVVETNTGAVALWRSLGFTIMTTLPEGFHHPTQGYVGLHIMYQQL
- a CDS encoding pyridoxine/pyridoxamine 5'-phosphate oxidase → MADHHAHPDRSPRPAGRPSPEAATEGAAAADAFRELLRGLRVWECELPSFDPGQAPAEPLPLFRRWLREAAEAGVPEPHTMTLATADEAGDPSVRTLMLHDADERGWHFGTHRGSRKGRELAARPRAALGFYWAAVGRQVRIRGTVTAAGPEESAADLHHRSTGALAAALVGHQSEVLGSTEELARASDAAWERARREPDAPVPSWTLYVLRADEVEFFQGDARRRHVRLDYRRTEGGWERELLWP